Genomic window (Chitinophaga parva):
TCTATGAGATGGCGTGCTTCCGTGAGCCGTGTTTCGTGTAGCCAATGGCGTGGGGAGGTGCCAAATACTTTATTGAAATCGCGTTTGAAACCCGCCAGGCTCCTGCCGGTGAGCTGGGCAAACTTCTCCACCGGCACATTGAAGCGGTAATGGGTGCGCATGAATTTTTCCAGGTCTATCTTGTATGGTTCGGAAAAATCAAACAGCAGGTCACTCAGCTGGGGCATGGCATGCAGCAGCAGTTTCACTCCCTCTTTCACTTTCAGGAGGCCCATAGAAGCTGTGAGCGGTTCTGATGGGTGATGCACGTAGGGGATCACGGATTGAAAGAAGCCCTGGAGGTAATGATTGGGTGGGATGATCTGGTTGGGCGGCCCGGCATATTTTTGCCTGGCCTCCAGTTGTTCCTCCAGGGCAATGCTGCGAAGCAGGTCTTCATGCAGGCAGATCACGATCGTTTCATAGCCTTCTCCCGGCAGTGGTACTTTGGTGAGCAGCCCCACCTGGTTTTTGCTGATCAGCAGCATCTCTCCCTTTCGCGTGGAGATCTGCTGGCTGGTTGTTTCCAGCGTAAGCTGTCCTGCTACCTGCAGCACCAGCGTGTTGTGCGCCATGAAAGCCACATGCTCTTTGCGCATGGCGGAGAGGTAGGAGAAAAAGATAACGCCGGGCAGGATCTCGGTTGGATTTGTCATGGCATAAAGTTACAAAAAGCCTGGCCTGTTAGCGTTGCAGGTAAGTGCCGCCCAGGATGGCGCCGGGAGCAAAGGTGGTGTTCAGCGCCTGCATTTCTTCCGGTGTAAACACGATGTCCATGGCCTGCATGTTTTCCGGCAGCCGTGATCTGCGGCTCATGCTTACCAGCGGCATGATATCATCTCCCTGCGCATTTACCCAGGCAATGGCCAGTTGGGTAGGCGTGGCGCCTTTGTCTTTGGCCATTTGCTTCAGCACGTCCACTTTTTCCAGGTTCTTTACCAGGTTGTCGCCCTGGAAGCGGGAAAAATGAAGTTGATAATCGCCGGCAGGAAGTGGCGCGGTCATATTGCCGGTGAGCAGGCCTTCCGCGGTGTTGGCAAAAGCCACCACGCCTATGCCCAGTTCTTTTGCCGTGGGTAGCAGATCACTTTCAATCTGGCGGTCTGCCAGGGAGTAGCCTATTTCCAGCGCGGTTACAGGATGCACGCTGTGCGCTTTGCGGAGCTGGTCTGCTGTGATCTCAGACACACCCAGGTAACGCACCTTGCCTTCTTTGATCAGGTCTGCCACGGTGCCGATCACATCTTCTACAGGCACGCTGTTATCGAGCCGGCAGGGCTGGTACAGGTCAATGGTATCAATGCCCAGGCGCACGAGCGAATAGTTAATGAAATTTTTGATGGCAATGGGCCGCAGGTCCAGTCCCAGCCACTGCCCGCCGTGAAAGATGGCGCCAAATTTTACGCTGATGAAAGCATCGTCCCGCCTGCCTTTCACGGCTTTGCCTACCAGCAGTTCATTGTGGCCGGCGCCGTAAAAATCGCCGGTGTTCAGGAAATTAATCCCGTTGTCCAGCGCCTGCTGTATGGTGGCTATACTTTCTTTTTCGTCACTGGCGCGGCTGCCCCACACAGAGGACATGCGCATACAACCTAATCCCAGCTTGGATACCAGGGGACCGTTCTTGCCTAAGGGCATTTTGGTGATCGTTGTCATTGGATCTATGATTTTATGTTTGAGTAGGCCAAGCTCGGTGTTTGTGCGTTGTGCTGTATTTCCCGCAAGGCTCAATTTACTTGCCTGTACGGCTCATCCCGTTGCAGCGCTATTTTGAAGGCATGGCAGATATTCCGGTTACCCCGTAGCACATCCTCCACGTTGCGCGCCGTTTGTTAGAATGAATTGTCCTTTTGTAAGATTTCCATCAGCGCTTGCTCCACCAGGTTAAAATCTGGCGTGGTGGTCCAGTCTATAGTGGTATGCAACTGCCGGTTAAGCGGCACCCACCGGCCGGGCTCTCCACCCATGCTGATGATGAGGCTGGGGGTTTCCAACGCTGCTGCTATGTGTGATACGCCCGTGCAATTAGCAATGAGTACAAAAGCGTTTTTCAGCAAGGCGCCCATTTGCCCCAGGTCCGTATGGCCTGCCAGGTCTATGGCCGGGAAGGTCATGGCATTCATGACCGCCCTGGTCAGTGGGGCTTCGCCGGCCGTGCCGGTAAGCAGCACCTGCAGCCCTGCCTGGGCACACTGGTCCCCCAGACGGGCAAAGTAAGCTGCAGGCCATTGTCTTTTAGCGTCCCGGCTACCGGGGTGTATGCATACATAATGTTCTGGAACAGGCAGCTGGAGGGCCTGCAGGCTGGCTTGGTCTTTTAGCGAGATGGGAAATTCAAGGCGTGTATCCGTTTCCGTTATACCCAGGTATTGCACCAGGGCCAGGAGCCTTTCTATTTCATGCAGCCCTTCCGGATATTCCAGGAAAAGCGGCCCGGGTTGGTAGTCTTCCCTCCGGTAAAAACCGGCTGTGTAGCGGGCACTCCAAAGCTCCACCATGGGGTTTACCACGGAGCCGTTGCCCTGCATCTGCAGCGCCAGGTCGTAGTGCTGCCCCCACATGTAGCGCAGGAAATGGATGGAAAGGTCTGCATCCACCGCCTGTTCCGGCAGGCCGGGATAGCCGGGGAATACCACCAGTTCATCAATGTATTGCGGAAAGCGTTCCCGCAACCAGGTGGCCCAGGGCAGGCTTACCAGGGTAATGTGTGCATCGGGATAAGTATGGCGCAGGGCGCGCAAAGCAGGGATGGCGCAGAGCATGTCCCCGAGCTGAAGTGCCCGGAACACCGCTATTTTCCTCAGTTGTTTAAGTTGCATGGTCCTCCGTATCACAAAAAGAATACCCGGTATTTCCACGCACCGCACAATGTCCGGCGAACAGATAAAAAGGGATAAAAAGCGACATGACAAATATCTCTGTTACATCATCCCGGTTGCGCACTGTATGGGTTAGGCACCGGAAAGTGAAGGCCAGGATGAGCACAAACCAGGCCATCAGCGCGCCCGTGGCCAGCCAGCAGGCGATTATGCGGAGTAGCAGGCACCCGATGTGGCCCCCGCGCCCCCCTTGCGTCTGGAGCCAGCACGGCATTAAAGGCTGTTTTGTCAATGGTATACTGGCCCTGCCCGCCGATGCGTATCAAGTCTTCAAAACACGCCGGGCCTCGGGTTTGCCGTACGATGCCAGGGCCATCACCTTGTATTCATCGGAAGAAGGGGAGGAAGCCCAGGTGGGTGGTCTGCCAGCAGCACCTGCGGATCAAAAGAAGCAGCGCGTAAACACCCTTGGGGATAGAACATCTGGGGCATGCGCCCGCTACCCCGCACCGGAATTTTACAGGATTATGATACCTTTACGGCACCATGCAAGCGATCCCGGTTAAATCAAAGATCAACAGTGACCAACTGCTAAAGATCAGCCCTTTCAAAGAGGTGATCAAGCCTACCGTTCCACACAAACATGCCGACTATTTTGAGCTCATCCTGCTGGAGCAGGGTGGGGGTTACCATACCATCGATGACCAGCGTTACGAAGTGTTGCCACCGGTTGTTTATTTCCTCAAACCAGGCCAAACCCATTGCTGGGATTTTTCCCGCATTCCCAAAGGGTATGTGGTGCTTTTCCGGGAAACGCTGCTGAACCAGGAATGCCTGGACATTGTTTATAACCTGCCGGTGCATATGGCGCTGAAAGACAGCGAGACGCTGCTGGAGCTGATGAAGCACTTTTGCCAGGATTACCGCGCGGGCGCCACGCCCGCAGTGTTGCATACTTATTTGCAGCTGATCGTGCTGAAAACCGGGGCGCAGGCCGCGCAATGGCAGGGCGGCCGGGTAAGCAGCCCGGTATACTTCCAGTTTAAAAGGCTGGTCAATGAACATTTCCACCAGGTCCGGAAAATAGAAGCCTATGC
Coding sequences:
- a CDS encoding aldo/keto reductase yields the protein MTTITKMPLGKNGPLVSKLGLGCMRMSSVWGSRASDEKESIATIQQALDNGINFLNTGDFYGAGHNELLVGKAVKGRRDDAFISVKFGAIFHGGQWLGLDLRPIAIKNFINYSLVRLGIDTIDLYQPCRLDNSVPVEDVIGTVADLIKEGKVRYLGVSEITADQLRKAHSVHPVTALEIGYSLADRQIESDLLPTAKELGIGVVAFANTAEGLLTGNMTAPLPAGDYQLHFSRFQGDNLVKNLEKVDVLKQMAKDKGATPTQLAIAWVNAQGDDIMPLVSMSRRSRLPENMQAMDIVFTPEEMQALNTTFAPGAILGGTYLQR
- a CDS encoding helix-turn-helix domain-containing protein; this translates as MQAIPVKSKINSDQLLKISPFKEVIKPTVPHKHADYFELILLEQGGGYHTIDDQRYEVLPPVVYFLKPGQTHCWDFSRIPKGYVVLFRETLLNQECLDIVYNLPVHMALKDSETLLELMKHFCQDYRAGATPAVLHTYLQLIVLKTGAQAAQWQGGRVSSPVYFQFKRLVNEHFHQVRKIEAYAEMLHIPAAQLNVTCKTASGKTPSMLLNERIVLEAKTLLSSTRLSIKEITAALDFSDASNFVKFFKLYTNLTPGQYRELAAGKLR
- a CDS encoding glycosyltransferase family 9 protein, whose protein sequence is MQLKQLRKIAVFRALQLGDMLCAIPALRALRHTYPDAHITLVSLPWATWLRERFPQYIDELVVFPGYPGLPEQAVDADLSIHFLRYMWGQHYDLALQMQGNGSVVNPMVELWSARYTAGFYRREDYQPGPLFLEYPEGLHEIERLLALVQYLGITETDTRLEFPISLKDQASLQALQLPVPEHYVCIHPGSRDAKRQWPAAYFARLGDQCAQAGLQVLLTGTAGEAPLTRAVMNAMTFPAIDLAGHTDLGQMGALLKNAFVLIANCTGVSHIAAALETPSLIISMGGEPGRWVPLNRQLHTTIDWTTTPDFNLVEQALMEILQKDNSF
- a CDS encoding helix-turn-helix domain-containing protein, giving the protein MTNPTEILPGVIFFSYLSAMRKEHVAFMAHNTLVLQVAGQLTLETTSQQISTRKGEMLLISKNQVGLLTKVPLPGEGYETIVICLHEDLLRSIALEEQLEARQKYAGPPNQIIPPNHYLQGFFQSVIPYVHHPSEPLTASMGLLKVKEGVKLLLHAMPQLSDLLFDFSEPYKIDLEKFMRTHYRFNVPVEKFAQLTGRSLAGFKRDFNKVFGTSPRHWLHETRLTEARHLIEKKHKRPSDIYLDLGFESLPHFSRSFKKMFGKTPSEWAL